A portion of the Krasilnikovia cinnamomea genome contains these proteins:
- a CDS encoding inositol monophosphatase family protein: MTDYADLLPIAHRAVDLAHEIMTTMQPGVLTAKGERDMASEVDYAIEEQVRAFLSQKTPDLGFLGEENGTSGATDGPMWALDPVDGTVNFVHSSPLCAISLGLIVSGRPVLGVIDLPFLGERYCAVEGGGAEVDGRRITVSLASKVSEAVVAIGDYAVGDRSAQKNSERFAMTERLAAKVQRIRMHGSAAIDLAWLAAGRVDAIAMLSNKPWDTAAGVIIAREAGAQVVDREGLVHDARSQSTIAAPPALLPTILALVSGG; the protein is encoded by the coding sequence ATGACCGACTACGCCGACCTTCTCCCCATCGCCCACCGGGCCGTCGATCTCGCCCACGAGATCATGACCACGATGCAGCCCGGAGTCCTTACCGCCAAGGGCGAGCGGGACATGGCCTCCGAGGTCGACTACGCCATCGAGGAGCAGGTGCGCGCCTTCCTCAGCCAGAAGACCCCTGACCTCGGTTTCCTCGGTGAGGAGAACGGCACGAGCGGAGCAACGGATGGCCCGATGTGGGCGCTCGACCCGGTGGACGGCACGGTCAACTTCGTCCACAGCTCGCCCTTGTGCGCCATATCGCTGGGCTTGATCGTCAGCGGCCGACCCGTGCTCGGTGTCATCGATCTCCCCTTTCTCGGAGAGCGATACTGCGCCGTCGAAGGTGGCGGTGCCGAGGTGGATGGCCGGCGGATCACTGTCAGCTTGGCGTCGAAGGTCTCCGAGGCTGTAGTGGCCATCGGGGACTACGCCGTGGGCGACCGGTCCGCACAGAAGAACAGCGAGCGGTTCGCCATGACGGAACGACTCGCGGCGAAGGTCCAGCGGATCCGTATGCACGGATCCGCCGCCATTGATCTGGCTTGGCTGGCCGCCGGCCGGGTGGATGCCATCGCCATGCTGTCCAATAAGCCGTGGGATACCGCAGCCGGGGTGATCATCGCCCGCGAGGCTGGAGCTCAGGTCGTCGACCGCGAGGGCCTGGTCCACGACGCGCGGTCCCAGTCAACAATCGCCGCGCCCCCCGCTCTGCTACCAACGATTCTCGCCCTCGTCTCTGGCGGTTGA
- a CDS encoding pyridoxamine 5'-phosphate oxidase family protein, with amino-acid sequence MASWSQFAAAEPRLAAAVRALLQQYGPGLGYLATVRPDGGPRVHPVSPVITDEGLYCFLIDSPKRHDLERDGRYALHSYPPEETDDEAYLSGVAVPVIDPLVVARLSAELHASPAVDWRLFELLIEVAMVRRHGPAGALLLPTAPRARVITQTWHDPATGLSRPLAGVR; translated from the coding sequence ATGGCATCCTGGTCCCAATTCGCCGCCGCCGAGCCCCGGCTCGCCGCCGCCGTCCGCGCGCTCCTGCAGCAGTACGGCCCCGGCCTGGGCTACCTGGCGACGGTCCGCCCTGACGGCGGGCCGCGCGTGCACCCGGTCTCCCCGGTCATCACCGACGAGGGGCTCTACTGCTTCCTCATCGATTCCCCGAAGCGCCACGACCTGGAACGCGACGGGCGCTACGCCCTCCACTCGTACCCGCCGGAGGAGACCGACGACGAGGCGTACCTGTCGGGGGTCGCTGTTCCGGTGATCGACCCCTTGGTGGTTGCCCGGCTCTCGGCGGAGCTGCACGCCTCCCCGGCGGTGGACTGGCGCCTGTTCGAGCTGCTGATCGAGGTCGCCATGGTCCGCCGGCACGGCCCGGCAGGTGCGTTGCTGCTGCCCACGGCCCCGCGTGCCCGGGTGATCACCCAGACGTGGCACGACCCGGCGACCGGGTTATCCCGTCCACTGGCCGGAGTGCGGTGA
- a CDS encoding DUF5919 domain-containing protein, translating into MPVTRSTTKALVGTPIPGRGLHHGHARNRRSCHWRAIWQLGALTTLNLQGVLRVRDRLPADLRERIEVATYDQTIRFNITIIDQKLCIAQPYLPHARGVESPTMVIKKRFPTGGLYSVFERTFDELWDGGQPR; encoded by the coding sequence ATTCCCGTCACCCGCTCCACGACAAAGGCCCTGGTAGGGACACCGATCCCGGGCCGGGGCCTTCATCATGGCCACGCCCGGAACCGCCGCTCGTGCCATTGGCGTGCCATTTGGCAGCTCGGCGCCCTCACCACGCTCAACCTGCAAGGCGTACTCAGGGTCCGGGACCGACTTCCCGCCGACTTGCGCGAGCGGATCGAGGTCGCCACGTACGACCAGACCATCCGCTTCAACATCACGATCATCGACCAGAAGCTCTGCATCGCCCAGCCATACCTACCTCACGCCCGAGGCGTCGAGTCGCCCACAATGGTGATCAAGAAGCGGTTCCCCACCGGGGGTCTCTACTCCGTCTTCGAGCGCACCTTCGACGAGCTTTGGGACGGTGGACAGCCCAGATGA
- a CDS encoding LamG-like jellyroll fold domain-containing protein, which translates to MPDNRRMARRIGPLGAIAAAGILAAGLLGAGHLATRPDPSPGPGAQPAFALVSPPAPGVLPLGESAAPTARTGAVLVGTGPVSVHYTFDAGVGHPVTDTTGGHELRVLGQNGGRLSLVPQGLGLAVAFPQRCQLPHERDCPRAILEGERDDTLNPGTRPLRYGASVLMSRADLADGANVLQKGYSVGGVSQFKLQVDHQLGHPSCVVVGQGRIYRAEPALNVADGSWHELTCERSAARLTIMVDGVERASVPVPRTLSIANAEPLRVGGKGPNKGNDQYAGQIDNVFLEIP; encoded by the coding sequence ATGCCTGACAACCGACGGATGGCTCGGCGGATCGGCCCGCTGGGCGCCATCGCCGCCGCCGGCATCCTCGCGGCGGGGCTGCTCGGCGCCGGCCATCTCGCGACCCGCCCGGACCCGTCCCCCGGTCCGGGGGCACAGCCCGCGTTCGCCCTCGTGTCCCCGCCCGCCCCGGGTGTGCTTCCGCTCGGCGAGTCCGCGGCGCCGACCGCCCGGACCGGCGCGGTGCTGGTGGGCACCGGGCCGGTCTCGGTGCACTACACCTTCGACGCCGGGGTGGGCCATCCGGTCACCGACACCACCGGCGGCCACGAGCTGCGCGTCCTCGGCCAGAACGGCGGCAGGCTGTCGCTCGTGCCGCAGGGCCTGGGGCTCGCGGTCGCGTTCCCGCAGCGATGCCAGCTGCCCCACGAACGGGACTGCCCGCGCGCCATCCTGGAAGGCGAACGCGACGACACGCTGAACCCCGGAACCCGCCCACTGCGGTACGGAGCCTCGGTCCTCATGAGCCGCGCCGACCTCGCCGACGGTGCGAACGTACTCCAGAAGGGGTACTCGGTCGGCGGGGTGAGCCAGTTCAAGCTCCAGGTGGATCACCAGCTGGGGCACCCCAGCTGCGTGGTGGTCGGCCAGGGCCGCATCTACCGGGCGGAGCCCGCCCTGAACGTCGCCGACGGGTCGTGGCACGAGCTCACCTGCGAACGCTCGGCCGCCCGCCTGACCATCATGGTCGACGGCGTGGAGCGTGCCTCGGTGCCCGTCCCGCGCACCCTGTCGATCGCGAACGCCGAGCCGCTGCGCGTCGGCGGCAAGGGCCCGAACAAGGGCAACGACCAGTACGCCGGCCAGATCGACAACGTCTTCCTCGAGATCCCCTGA
- a CDS encoding hemolysin family protein, with protein MDGLFLTAALPLVAFALLTVGNAFFVAAEFGLVTVDRVEIDQRADRGDRRARTVRQALRELSFQLSGAQLGITITALLTGYLAEPALSKLFVPLVEPLARGATETVSHVLALVVATLLSMLFGELVPKNAALARPMRVALATAGPLRRFSQLLTWVIAALNGSANWLVRRMGIEPQEELASARSPEELGLLAAISARAGALPTETATLLRRTIRFGEKRAAKAMTPRVDVVALKTTASVADLIALARETGHTRFPVYENTLDIVMGVAGVPDALGVPPERRAATAVSTVAREPVYVPESLDLDKVLAALRAADADLAIVVDEYGGTDGVVTVEDLIEELVGNIADEYDTEEDGFAETGSAELTAPGGERTFLVDGLLREDETAEQTGFALPEGPYETLAGFLLSRLGHIPVPGECLVYDGWEFTVMEVDRHRIEQVRVVAPPEPDDE; from the coding sequence ATGGACGGCCTGTTCCTGACCGCGGCGCTCCCGCTGGTGGCTTTCGCGCTGCTGACGGTGGGCAACGCGTTCTTCGTGGCGGCCGAGTTCGGGCTCGTCACGGTTGACCGCGTCGAGATCGACCAGCGCGCGGATCGCGGTGACCGCCGGGCGCGTACGGTCCGGCAGGCACTGCGGGAGCTGTCCTTCCAGCTCTCCGGCGCCCAGCTCGGCATCACGATCACCGCGCTGCTCACCGGCTACCTGGCCGAGCCCGCCCTGTCCAAGCTGTTCGTTCCGCTGGTCGAGCCGCTGGCGCGCGGCGCCACGGAAACGGTCTCGCACGTCCTGGCGCTGGTCGTGGCGACATTGCTGTCCATGCTGTTCGGCGAGCTCGTACCGAAGAACGCCGCCCTGGCCCGGCCCATGCGGGTCGCCCTCGCCACCGCCGGGCCGCTGCGCCGCTTTTCCCAGCTGCTCACCTGGGTGATCGCCGCGCTCAACGGCTCGGCGAACTGGCTGGTCCGCCGCATGGGCATCGAGCCGCAGGAGGAACTGGCCAGCGCCCGCTCCCCGGAGGAGCTGGGCCTGCTGGCCGCGATCAGCGCCCGCGCCGGGGCGCTGCCCACCGAGACCGCCACCCTGCTGCGGCGCACCATCCGCTTCGGGGAGAAGCGGGCCGCGAAGGCGATGACCCCGCGCGTGGACGTGGTCGCGCTGAAAACCACGGCCAGCGTCGCCGACCTCATCGCCCTGGCCCGGGAGACCGGCCACACCCGCTTTCCCGTGTACGAGAACACCCTGGACATCGTCATGGGAGTGGCCGGGGTGCCCGACGCGCTCGGGGTGCCGCCCGAGCGCCGCGCCGCCACCGCGGTCTCCACGGTGGCCCGCGAACCGGTGTACGTCCCGGAGAGCCTCGACCTCGACAAGGTGCTGGCCGCCCTGCGCGCCGCCGACGCCGATCTGGCCATCGTGGTCGACGAGTACGGCGGCACGGACGGCGTGGTCACGGTCGAGGACCTCATCGAGGAACTGGTCGGCAACATCGCCGACGAGTACGACACGGAGGAGGACGGCTTCGCCGAGACCGGCAGCGCCGAGCTGACGGCGCCCGGCGGCGAACGCACGTTCCTGGTCGACGGGCTGCTGCGCGAGGACGAGACGGCCGAGCAGACCGGCTTCGCCCTGCCCGAGGGCCCGTACGAGACGCTGGCCGGGTTCCTGCTGTCCCGGCTGGGCCACATCCCGGTGCCGGGCGAGTGCCTGGTCTATGACGGCTGGGAGTTCACCGTCATGGAGGTCGACCGCCACCGCATCGAGCAGGTGCGCGTGGTCGCCCCGCCGGAGCCCGACGATGAGTGA
- the dcd gene encoding dCTP deaminase, with translation MLLSDRDLVSEIKSGDLALEPFEPALMQPSSIDVRLDRFFRVFNNHLYTHIDPAEQQDDLTAQVEVADGEAFVLHPGEFVLASTLEVITLGDQLAGRLEGKSSLGRLGLLTHSTAGFIDPGFSGHVTLELSNVANLPIKLWPGMKIGQLCIFRLSSPAEHPYGSAVYGSRYQGQRGPTPSRSSHNWRTWPTPRP, from the coding sequence ATGCTGCTCTCCGACCGTGACCTGGTCTCCGAGATCAAGTCGGGCGATCTGGCCCTGGAGCCGTTCGAGCCGGCGCTGATGCAGCCGTCCAGCATCGATGTGCGGCTGGACCGCTTCTTCCGGGTGTTCAACAACCACCTGTACACGCACATCGACCCGGCGGAGCAGCAGGACGACCTGACCGCCCAGGTCGAGGTGGCCGACGGCGAGGCGTTCGTGCTGCACCCGGGCGAGTTCGTGCTGGCCTCGACGCTGGAGGTCATCACGCTGGGCGACCAGCTCGCGGGGCGGCTCGAGGGCAAGTCCAGCCTCGGGCGGCTGGGGCTGCTGACCCACTCCACGGCGGGCTTCATCGACCCCGGCTTCTCGGGGCACGTCACGCTGGAGCTGTCCAACGTGGCCAATCTGCCCATCAAGCTCTGGCCGGGCATGAAGATCGGCCAGCTGTGCATCTTCCGGCTCTCCTCGCCGGCCGAGCACCCGTACGGATCGGCGGTGTACGGCTCGCGCTACCAGGGGCAGCGCGGCCCGACCCCGAGCCGCAGCTCGCACAACTGGCGCACCTGGCCCACCCCGCGCCCCTGA
- a CDS encoding DUF881 domain-containing protein has product MEYTTGTPSWRLVLRRAIRGLRPRRVGQRQRGWSVGVPLIALAAGLLFTTSARTADGTALRDDRRPQLAQLIADKRERLAGRERQAATLRAEVDQSAGQLAEVDQPVKHARQLADSQRAAAGFTTVRGPGLTVVLNDSSRRDAGTGPNAPGNDDLVVHQGDVQAVVNALWAGGAEAMSIMDVRVISTSAVRCVGNTLLLHGQVFSPPFKITAIGEPTALHHALESAEGVQQFRDAVADFGLGYQETVEGNVTVRAYDGSSDLRSARVAE; this is encoded by the coding sequence GTGGAGTACACCACGGGCACCCCCTCGTGGCGACTCGTCCTGCGGCGGGCGATTCGCGGTCTGCGCCCACGCCGGGTCGGCCAGCGCCAGCGCGGGTGGTCCGTCGGCGTACCCCTGATCGCGCTCGCGGCCGGGCTGCTCTTCACCACCTCCGCGCGGACGGCGGACGGCACCGCGCTGCGCGACGACCGGCGCCCGCAGCTGGCCCAGCTCATCGCGGACAAGCGGGAGCGGCTGGCCGGGCGGGAGCGGCAGGCCGCGACCCTGCGCGCGGAGGTCGACCAGTCGGCCGGTCAGCTCGCCGAGGTGGATCAGCCGGTCAAGCACGCGCGGCAGCTGGCCGACTCGCAGCGCGCGGCGGCGGGCTTCACCACGGTACGGGGCCCCGGGCTCACCGTGGTGCTCAACGACTCGTCCCGGCGCGACGCGGGCACGGGCCCGAATGCCCCGGGCAATGACGATCTGGTCGTCCACCAGGGCGATGTGCAGGCGGTTGTCAACGCGCTGTGGGCCGGTGGGGCCGAGGCAATGTCGATCATGGATGTCCGCGTGATCTCCACCAGCGCGGTACGCTGTGTCGGCAACACCCTGCTGCTCCACGGCCAGGTGTTCTCACCACCGTTCAAGATCACTGCGATCGGCGAACCCACAGCGCTGCATCACGCGTTGGAATCGGCGGAAGGTGTCCAACAATTCCGCGATGCGGTCGCCGACTTCGGCCTCGGCTATCAGGAAACCGTCGAAGGGAACGTGACAGTGCGGGCGTACGACGGGTCGAGTGACCTCCGATCCGCGCGGGTTGCCGAGTGA
- a CDS encoding (Fe-S)-binding protein, with translation MHAVQIVATVLAAAITVVAVSLAVRAVLKMTAVIRLGQPDPGRFEGKGTRTVTMLKETAGHTRMLKWGVVGAAHWFVMVAFIVLSLLVVEAYFEVVDPDLGLPLVGDLTVFGLVTEIIGVLGVIGIAVLIAIRLRNRPGRGRGLSRFTGSTMWQGYFVEWIIVAVLVCGFLIRGFKAATGHLEFPVWAAPVSHAIGGVLPDWEAGATIVALIKICISMTWLIVVSLNVTMGVAWHRFLAFFNIFFKRSPDKPAGSGLGALKPMTSAGKPLDFEEADPEKDQFGVAHVEQFTWKGLLDFSTCTECGRCQSQCPAWNTGKPLSPKLLVLSLRDHAYAKAPYLLAGGGKDLTGEEKATEDQLKGVDVLAMAESERPLIGGVDEQGVIDPDVLWSCTTCGACVEQCPVDIEHVDHIVDMRRYQVLIESSFPAEAGVMLRNLENKGNPWGAPQNTREDWTKGLDFEVPRVGEVEDFEYLFWVGCAGAFEDRAKKTTRAVATLLHEAGVNYAILGEGETCSGDPARRIGNEFVFQMLAQQNVETLNEAFGDRPTKKIVATCPHCFNTLGNEYEQVGGKFEVVHHTQLLAHLVAEGKLTPVQPVDGGVTYHDPCYLGRHNRVFEAPREVLGTAIEGGLKEMPRNSERSFCCGAGGARMYMEEKIGKRINVERSEEALATGAKTIAVGCPFCYTMISDGVTGKGEQDNVEVVDVASVLLRSIKGDASSA, from the coding sequence ATGCACGCTGTCCAGATCGTCGCCACCGTCCTGGCGGCCGCCATCACGGTGGTCGCCGTATCCCTGGCGGTGCGCGCGGTGCTGAAGATGACCGCCGTCATCCGCCTCGGCCAGCCGGACCCGGGCCGCTTCGAGGGCAAGGGCACCCGCACGGTGACCATGCTCAAGGAGACCGCCGGACACACCCGGATGCTCAAGTGGGGCGTGGTCGGTGCGGCCCACTGGTTCGTCATGGTGGCGTTCATCGTCCTCTCGCTGCTGGTCGTCGAGGCGTACTTCGAGGTGGTCGACCCCGATTTGGGGCTGCCGCTGGTCGGCGACCTCACGGTGTTCGGTCTGGTCACCGAGATCATCGGGGTGCTGGGCGTCATCGGCATCGCGGTGCTGATCGCCATCCGGCTGCGCAACCGGCCGGGCCGCGGCCGTGGCCTGTCCCGGTTCACCGGCTCGACCATGTGGCAGGGCTACTTCGTCGAGTGGATCATCGTCGCGGTCCTGGTCTGCGGCTTCCTCATCCGCGGCTTCAAGGCAGCCACCGGCCACCTGGAGTTCCCCGTCTGGGCCGCCCCGGTCAGCCATGCCATCGGCGGGGTCCTGCCGGACTGGGAGGCCGGGGCGACGATCGTCGCGCTGATCAAGATCTGCATCTCGATGACCTGGCTCATCGTCGTCTCGCTCAACGTCACCATGGGTGTCGCCTGGCACCGCTTCCTGGCGTTCTTCAACATCTTCTTCAAGCGCTCCCCGGACAAGCCCGCCGGTTCCGGCCTGGGCGCCCTGAAGCCGATGACCAGCGCGGGCAAGCCGCTGGACTTCGAGGAGGCCGACCCGGAGAAGGACCAGTTCGGGGTCGCGCACGTCGAACAGTTCACCTGGAAGGGGCTGCTCGACTTCTCCACCTGCACCGAGTGCGGCCGCTGCCAGTCGCAGTGCCCCGCCTGGAACACCGGCAAGCCGCTGTCGCCGAAGCTGCTGGTGCTCTCGCTGCGCGACCACGCGTACGCGAAGGCGCCGTACCTGCTGGCGGGTGGCGGCAAGGACCTGACCGGCGAGGAGAAGGCGACCGAGGACCAGCTCAAGGGCGTCGACGTACTGGCGATGGCCGAGTCGGAGCGCCCGCTGATCGGCGGCGTCGACGAGCAGGGCGTCATCGACCCGGACGTACTGTGGTCCTGCACCACCTGCGGCGCCTGCGTGGAGCAGTGCCCGGTGGACATCGAGCACGTCGACCACATCGTCGACATGCGCCGCTACCAGGTGCTCATCGAGTCGAGCTTCCCCGCCGAGGCCGGCGTCATGCTGCGCAACCTGGAGAACAAGGGCAACCCGTGGGGTGCCCCGCAGAACACCCGCGAGGACTGGACCAAGGGCCTGGACTTCGAGGTGCCCCGGGTCGGCGAGGTGGAGGACTTCGAGTATCTGTTCTGGGTCGGCTGCGCGGGCGCGTTCGAGGACCGGGCCAAGAAGACCACCCGGGCGGTGGCCACGCTCCTGCACGAGGCCGGGGTGAACTACGCGATCCTCGGCGAGGGCGAGACCTGCTCGGGTGACCCGGCCCGGCGCATCGGCAACGAGTTCGTCTTCCAGATGCTCGCCCAGCAGAACGTCGAGACCCTCAACGAGGCGTTCGGCGACCGGCCGACGAAGAAGATCGTCGCCACCTGCCCGCACTGCTTCAACACCCTGGGCAACGAGTACGAGCAGGTAGGCGGCAAGTTCGAGGTCGTGCACCACACCCAGCTGCTGGCCCACCTGGTCGCCGAGGGCAAGCTCACCCCGGTCCAGCCGGTCGACGGCGGAGTCACCTACCACGACCCGTGCTACCTCGGGCGCCACAACCGGGTGTTCGAGGCGCCGCGTGAGGTGCTCGGCACGGCGATCGAAGGCGGTCTCAAGGAGATGCCGCGCAACTCCGAGCGCTCCTTCTGCTGTGGCGCCGGTGGCGCCCGCATGTACATGGAGGAGAAGATCGGCAAGCGCATCAACGTGGAGCGCAGCGAGGAGGCCCTGGCCACCGGCGCGAAGACGATCGCGGTGGGCTGCCCGTTCTGCTACACGATGATCAGCGACGGCGTGACCGGAAAGGGCGAACAGGACAACGTCGAGGTTGTCGACGTCGCCTCGGTGCTACTGCGCTCCATCAAGGGCGACGCGTCATCGGCATAG
- a CDS encoding cell division protein CrgA, producing MPKSQVRKKKVYTPPTDIRPSTTAQSKKPSPVWVPASAVALIVIGISWLVVYYLSEQQYPVAAWQYWNLAIGFGCMVASLGILSRWR from the coding sequence GTGCCGAAGTCACAGGTTCGCAAGAAGAAGGTTTACACCCCGCCGACGGACATCCGCCCGTCGACGACGGCGCAGTCCAAGAAGCCGAGTCCGGTGTGGGTCCCGGCCAGCGCGGTCGCCCTCATCGTCATCGGTATCAGCTGGCTGGTGGTCTATTACCTGTCCGAGCAGCAGTACCCGGTCGCGGCGTGGCAGTACTGGAACCTGGCCATCGGTTTCGGGTGCATGGTGGCCTCGCTCGGCATCCTGTCCCGCTGGCGGTGA
- a CDS encoding NRDE family protein, translated as MSVRRDAPAPVLILAVRDEQPGRAWLPPGRHWPDARETVGGLDLVGGGTWLSVNGPVEHCGVSAAVVINGFGPAAGRHRRSRGDLPLLAARGTMAADLPVRRYDPFHLLRACRHGARLHSWDGRRLEEWELPDGTHVITNGGPHDVVDDPYVPPAAVAAEAARRAHFRPRLAAAPRPDPRPDPRHRTALAAWGPWVALAEGDALPPDDPRALVGRWDFGGGPWLTSSVSLVALGPDRARYDFGTVRGRKVSWRRVPVWSGAGEFAQVGDDVVVEA; from the coding sequence TGCCGCCCGGCCGGCACTGGCCCGACGCGCGAGAGACCGTGGGCGGACTCGACCTGGTCGGCGGGGGCACCTGGCTCTCGGTGAACGGTCCGGTGGAGCACTGCGGCGTCTCGGCCGCCGTTGTGATCAATGGTTTCGGCCCGGCGGCGGGCCGCCACCGGCGCTCCCGCGGTGACCTCCCGCTGCTGGCGGCTCGGGGAACGATGGCCGCCGACCTTCCGGTACGGCGGTACGACCCGTTCCATCTGCTGCGAGCGTGCCGCCACGGCGCGCGCCTGCACAGCTGGGACGGGCGGCGGCTGGAGGAGTGGGAACTGCCGGATGGCACGCATGTGATCACCAACGGAGGTCCGCACGACGTCGTGGACGACCCGTACGTCCCGCCGGCGGCGGTCGCGGCCGAGGCGGCACGGCGCGCCCACTTCCGGCCCCGCCTGGCCGCGGCGCCGCGCCCCGATCCGCGCCCCGATCCGCGCCACCGGACGGCGCTCGCGGCCTGGGGCCCATGGGTCGCCCTGGCCGAGGGCGACGCCCTGCCGCCGGACGACCCGCGCGCTCTGGTGGGCCGCTGGGACTTCGGCGGCGGTCCGTGGCTGACCTCCTCGGTCAGCCTCGTCGCGCTCGGACCCGACCGAGCCCGCTACGACTTCGGCACCGTGCGCGGCCGGAAGGTGTCCTGGAGACGAGTGCCGGTGTGGTCAGGCGCCGGTGAGTTCGCCCAGGTCGGCGACGATGTGGTAGTCGAGGCCTAG
- a CDS encoding hemolysin family protein, with product MSELIIAAVLLLGNATFVGGEFALIASRRTALEPLAATSKRARWALSAMNQIPLMIAGAQLGITICSLGLGAIAEPALAHLLEVPFQALGFPDNAVHPVAFVIALAVVVFLHTVVGEMVPKNITLAGPERSALWLGPYMLAFCVATKPVLTAMRWAARAVLALWKIEATDAVKTVFTAEELAGMVTQARSEGLLGSEQYARIHAALGLADRTAGDALRAWSKTITVPDDVTPATLEALATQSGRSRFPVVQRGTRRVLGFVHIKDLLDDDAARRHEPVPAEIVRPLAVVPPERSLADLLLAMRRDRLHIMLVSDGRVPLGVLTLDDVLHAVVGEPAVRPTA from the coding sequence ATGAGTGAGCTGATCATCGCGGCCGTGCTGCTGCTGGGCAACGCGACCTTCGTCGGCGGCGAGTTCGCGCTGATCGCGTCGCGGCGTACCGCGCTGGAGCCGTTGGCGGCCACCAGCAAGCGGGCCCGCTGGGCACTGTCCGCGATGAACCAGATCCCGTTGATGATCGCGGGGGCGCAGCTCGGCATCACGATCTGCTCGCTGGGCCTGGGCGCGATCGCCGAACCGGCGCTGGCGCACCTGCTGGAGGTCCCGTTCCAGGCGCTGGGCTTCCCGGACAACGCGGTGCACCCGGTGGCGTTCGTCATCGCCCTGGCCGTCGTGGTGTTCCTGCACACCGTGGTCGGCGAGATGGTGCCGAAGAACATCACGCTGGCCGGCCCGGAACGCTCCGCGCTGTGGCTGGGCCCGTACATGCTGGCCTTCTGCGTGGCCACCAAGCCGGTGCTGACCGCGATGCGGTGGGCCGCGCGGGCCGTGCTGGCACTGTGGAAGATCGAGGCGACCGACGCGGTGAAGACCGTGTTCACCGCCGAGGAACTGGCCGGCATGGTCACCCAGGCGCGCAGCGAGGGCCTGCTCGGCTCGGAACAGTACGCCCGGATCCACGCCGCGCTGGGGCTGGCCGACCGCACCGCCGGGGATGCGCTGCGGGCCTGGTCGAAGACCATCACGGTGCCGGACGACGTCACCCCCGCCACGCTGGAGGCACTGGCGACCCAGAGTGGCCGGTCCCGGTTCCCGGTGGTGCAGCGGGGCACTCGGCGGGTGCTCGGCTTCGTACACATCAAGGACCTGCTGGATGACGACGCGGCGCGGCGGCACGAGCCCGTCCCGGCGGAGATCGTCCGCCCGCTGGCGGTGGTGCCGCCGGAGCGGTCGCTCGCCGACCTGCTGCTGGCGATGCGCCGCGATCGGCTGCACATCATGCTGGTCAGCGACGGCCGGGTGCCGCTGGGTGTGCTGACGCTGGACGACGTCCTGCACGCCGTGGTCGGGGAACCCGCCGTTCGGCCGACCGCGTAG